In Collimonas arenae, a single genomic region encodes these proteins:
- a CDS encoding DUF3313 domain-containing protein has translation MTLSMKASRLALVVLCGVALAACSSIQPVPYSGISSSSVLTANTKDDSGRIPYSYSTPVDWSKYNRIIIDPVTAYRGPDQQFGDMDEKDKATLVSYMQTQFTEKLKTRFLVTSNASANTLRVKLTLTGAATSTPVLSTFSRFDLGGGPYNAVQTARGKEGLFTGSVIYAVEIYDAPNDRLLSAFITKQYPSPWNIGATMGSLAASKAGIEKGADALVAQLK, from the coding sequence ATGACCCTATCCATGAAGGCGAGCCGGCTGGCGCTGGTCGTTTTATGCGGCGTTGCCCTGGCGGCTTGCAGCAGTATCCAGCCGGTGCCGTATTCCGGCATCTCGTCGTCATCCGTACTGACGGCCAATACGAAGGACGATTCCGGCCGCATTCCCTACAGCTATTCGACCCCCGTCGATTGGAGCAAATACAATCGGATCATCATTGATCCGGTGACGGCCTACCGGGGCCCGGACCAGCAGTTTGGCGATATGGATGAAAAAGACAAGGCCACACTCGTTAGCTATATGCAGACGCAATTCACTGAAAAGCTGAAGACGCGCTTCCTGGTCACCAGCAATGCGTCCGCGAACACCCTACGCGTCAAGCTCACGCTGACAGGTGCAGCCACCAGTACGCCGGTTCTCAGCACGTTTTCACGTTTTGATCTCGGAGGCGGCCCCTACAACGCGGTACAAACGGCTCGCGGCAAGGAGGGGTTATTCACTGGATCAGTGATCTACGCGGTCGAGATTTACGATGCGCCAAATGACCGGCTTCTTAGTGCCTTCATCACGAAGCAATATCCTAGTCCCTGGAATATAGGCGCGACGATGGGATCGTTAGCTGCGTCGAAAGCCGGTATTGAGAAAGGCGCAGACGCACTGGTCGCGCAATTAAAGTGA
- a CDS encoding TetR/AcrR family transcriptional regulator, translating to MDNTTRSERSRSLIIQAALAIIVRDGPGRLTLDAIAREGGISKGGVMHQFGSKAAVLKALLEHQAEYFEKFSQDYMAKLGPATPEAQLATQIAVAREAINDPQSIAFAILGGIGEDPSLLSMFRENDAKKIEAIQGEAADPELATLRWAAARGLLLTSILGLCPLSKEERERLFDRLLDGQQWSTPLKT from the coding sequence TTGGACAATACCACCCGCTCGGAACGATCCCGCAGCCTCATCATCCAGGCGGCGCTAGCCATTATCGTGCGCGACGGTCCAGGCCGGCTAACGCTTGACGCCATCGCACGCGAAGGCGGTATCAGCAAGGGTGGGGTGATGCATCAATTCGGCAGCAAGGCGGCAGTGTTGAAAGCGTTGCTGGAACATCAGGCCGAATATTTCGAGAAATTTTCCCAGGACTATATGGCCAAGCTGGGGCCTGCAACGCCGGAGGCCCAACTGGCGACGCAGATTGCGGTCGCGCGCGAAGCCATCAATGATCCGCAATCGATCGCCTTCGCCATTCTCGGCGGGATTGGCGAAGATCCTAGCCTTTTATCCATGTTCCGGGAAAACGATGCCAAAAAGATTGAAGCCATCCAGGGGGAGGCGGCGGATCCGGAATTGGCGACGCTGCGTTGGGCAGCAGCCAGGGGATTGCTCTTGACCTCCATATTGGGACTCTGTCCGCTCTCGAAGGAAGAGCGCGAGCGTCTGTTTGATCGTCTGCTCGACGGCCAGCAATGGTCAACTCCCTTGAAGACTTAG
- a CDS encoding response regulator transcription factor: MNKIAILDNDTSHADLICKALTSFGYSCHAYGNHGQIITRLDSRNYDMALLATDDVVNLTMLQWIRDNLPANFPVVVIGNRSGEDDVVRALNAGADNYIAKPVRTRELAAVIQALMRRTYSVQPQHDLLRFDSYAFHTRSYSLTMADRPIKMTDKEFELALLLFSNLNQVISRTYILTYVWGHTVPTRSLDVHLARIRRKLQLGSKSSYRLISIYAQGYKLSGPFGD; encoded by the coding sequence ATGAATAAAATTGCTATTCTTGATAACGACACCAGTCATGCCGATCTGATTTGCAAGGCGCTCACTTCTTTTGGATACAGCTGCCACGCCTATGGAAATCATGGACAGATCATCACTCGGTTGGACAGCCGTAACTACGACATGGCGCTGCTCGCAACGGACGATGTGGTCAATCTGACGATGCTGCAATGGATCAGGGACAATCTTCCCGCAAATTTTCCAGTAGTTGTTATCGGCAACCGTTCAGGCGAAGACGACGTCGTCAGAGCGCTCAACGCCGGCGCCGACAACTATATTGCCAAGCCGGTCCGCACCAGAGAACTGGCGGCGGTGATACAGGCGCTGATGCGCCGCACCTACTCGGTCCAGCCGCAGCACGACCTGCTGCGATTCGACAGCTATGCCTTCCATACCCGAAGCTACTCCCTGACCATGGCAGACAGGCCGATTAAAATGACCGACAAGGAATTCGAGTTGGCGCTTCTGTTGTTCAGCAATCTCAACCAAGTGATTTCGCGCACCTATATTCTTACCTATGTGTGGGGGCACACCGTGCCGACGCGTTCGCTGGACGTACATCTGGCGCGCATACGCCGGAAGCTGCAGCTGGGATCAAAATCGAGCTATCGCCTGATTTCGATTTACGCCCAAGGGTACAAACTGAGCGGTCCGTTCGGCGATTGA
- a CDS encoding Lrp/AsnC family transcriptional regulator, with amino-acid sequence MKNLDKTDRAILAAVRQDGRIPIAKLAERIGLSETPCARRLKQLENAGYIEGYRAVLSRKALDIGVIAFAQIRFNIHDRALSDRFEREILAIERIVSCHNISGSADYLLQIAVRDLDEYGAFMRDVMRTLPGVTSVESMLSLREIKADAGFPLL; translated from the coding sequence ATGAAAAATCTAGATAAAACCGATCGTGCAATTCTTGCCGCTGTCCGCCAGGATGGCCGCATTCCGATCGCCAAGCTGGCGGAACGGATCGGTCTGAGTGAAACGCCTTGCGCACGGCGTTTGAAGCAACTGGAAAATGCCGGCTACATTGAGGGGTATCGCGCCGTGCTGTCGCGTAAAGCGTTGGATATCGGCGTCATTGCGTTCGCACAAATCCGCTTCAATATCCATGACCGCGCCTTGTCGGACCGCTTCGAACGTGAAATCCTGGCGATCGAACGTATCGTTTCATGCCACAACATCTCCGGGTCGGCGGATTATCTGCTGCAGATTGCCGTGCGCGATCTTGATGAATACGGCGCCTTCATGCGCGATGTGATGCGCACGCTGCCCGGCGTGACGTCGGTCGAATCCATGCTCTCTTTACGCGAAATCAAAGCTGACGCCGGTTTTCCTCTGCTCTGA
- a CDS encoding LysE family translocator yields MVSLHLLSVFIGALVVVYALPGPDMALVLQTSTSKGIRQGLATAGGLAIARTAHVTLSACGVAALLRGAPWLYSVVRIAGSVYLAYVAIQIFRSPGFGVTDAVEPQQRDASLRSAVLKGMLSCLLNPKALLFCSVLLPQFVHADAGPVWSQVLELGVVLVVIGVMFDLALTFGAARIANWLRGNPRAQIMQRWTFSAALMAFALRLSVE; encoded by the coding sequence ATGGTTTCGCTTCACCTGCTTTCAGTCTTTATCGGTGCGCTAGTGGTTGTCTACGCACTACCTGGCCCGGACATGGCGCTGGTGTTGCAGACCAGCACCAGTAAAGGAATCAGGCAAGGACTGGCGACGGCGGGCGGCCTTGCCATCGCGCGTACTGCGCATGTGACGCTCTCCGCTTGTGGCGTAGCCGCCCTGCTGCGCGGTGCGCCATGGCTGTATAGCGTGGTACGGATAGCGGGATCCGTGTATCTGGCGTATGTGGCAATACAGATTTTCCGCTCCCCTGGATTCGGCGTCACCGATGCAGTAGAGCCGCAACAGCGCGATGCCAGCTTGCGCTCGGCGGTCCTCAAAGGCATGCTGAGTTGCCTGCTGAACCCCAAGGCGCTGCTGTTCTGCTCAGTGCTGTTGCCGCAGTTCGTGCATGCAGACGCTGGTCCGGTATGGTCGCAAGTGCTGGAGCTCGGCGTCGTGCTGGTCGTCATCGGCGTGATGTTTGACCTTGCGCTCACTTTCGGCGCGGCCAGGATCGCAAACTGGCTACGCGGCAATCCGCGCGCCCAAATCATGCAGCGCTGGACATTCTCAGCTGCGTTGATGGCATTTGCCTTACGTTTGTCAGTGGAGTGA
- a CDS encoding surface-adhesin E family protein, with amino-acid sequence MKKLALTLTLGLACVVANAADWQSVGSSDTSELKLDQASIKETKGIREAWSMWNFKEPRKNDGDTKALPTFQSYQDFTQYDCKAKTLRLSKEILFAGLDGSGAKVDHSDALKGSTFVKPADGSVAEVMMTFVCKFDLAAK; translated from the coding sequence ATGAAGAAATTAGCGCTCACCCTTACCCTCGGCCTCGCTTGTGTAGTCGCTAACGCCGCCGACTGGCAATCCGTCGGCTCGAGCGATACCTCGGAACTGAAGCTGGACCAGGCCTCGATCAAGGAAACCAAAGGTATCCGGGAAGCATGGTCAATGTGGAATTTCAAAGAGCCACGCAAGAATGACGGCGACACCAAGGCATTGCCAACTTTCCAGTCCTACCAGGATTTCACCCAGTACGATTGCAAAGCCAAGACTTTACGCCTGAGTAAAGAGATTCTGTTTGCAGGACTCGATGGTTCCGGCGCTAAGGTCGATCACAGCGACGCCTTGAAAGGCTCGACTTTTGTCAAACCGGCGGATGGATCGGTAGCAGAAGTGATGATGACATTCGTGTGTAAATTCGATCTCGCTGCCAAGTAA
- a CDS encoding PsiF family protein produces the protein MKKLSGLALLACCFIFNPAFAENAQQSKMATCNKDATGKAGDDRKAFMKDCLSAKPAAAAPMSQQEKMKACNVDATGKKGDDRKAFMKQCLSKPKA, from the coding sequence ATGAAAAAACTGTCAGGTCTGGCACTGCTCGCTTGCTGCTTTATTTTTAATCCGGCATTTGCCGAAAATGCACAGCAAAGCAAGATGGCAACGTGCAACAAAGATGCCACCGGTAAAGCTGGCGACGACCGCAAGGCTTTCATGAAAGATTGTCTGAGCGCAAAGCCGGCAGCCGCTGCTCCTATGTCGCAGCAAGAAAAAATGAAGGCATGCAATGTTGATGCAACCGGTAAAAAGGGCGACGACCGCAAGGCTTTCATGAAGCAATGCTTGTCAAAACCTAAGGCCTAA
- a CDS encoding 2-dehydropantoate 2-reductase — translation MKIAVFGAGSIGVYIGASLYAAGADVVMIGRARMHRQIASQGVLLTDLDGRRQQLEAHDFPYDENPSALAAADLILVTVKSADSAAAAVAIAQYAKPEALIVSLQNGVGNANTLRGAMTGWQVLAGMVPFNVVQMAGSRFHRGSGGELMIEACARLEQWHAIFSEAGLPIQQCHDFAAIQWGKLLLNLNNAVNALSDLPLKSELSQRAYRRCLALLIEEALQVLRAAGIRPAKIAKVAPQFLPMLLRLPDSLFKRIAAAMLKIDPEARSSMWEDLRAGRRTEVDYLNGAIVCLAQSLGKGAPANRHIVALIHAAEGTGLQPLSGEALYLDLQSRALQSDTEP, via the coding sequence ATGAAAATCGCCGTTTTCGGCGCCGGTTCGATTGGCGTCTACATCGGCGCTTCGCTCTACGCCGCCGGCGCCGATGTGGTCATGATCGGCCGCGCTCGCATGCATCGGCAGATTGCCAGCCAAGGCGTGCTGCTCACCGATCTGGATGGTCGCCGGCAGCAGCTTGAGGCGCATGATTTCCCCTATGACGAAAATCCCTCTGCACTGGCCGCAGCGGACCTGATCCTGGTCACGGTCAAGAGCGCCGACAGCGCGGCAGCGGCGGTTGCGATTGCGCAATACGCCAAGCCCGAGGCGCTGATCGTCAGCCTGCAGAATGGCGTCGGCAATGCCAATACCTTGCGTGGCGCGATGACTGGCTGGCAGGTGTTGGCCGGCATGGTGCCATTCAACGTGGTGCAGATGGCAGGTAGCCGCTTTCATCGCGGCAGCGGCGGAGAGCTGATGATCGAGGCATGCGCCAGGCTAGAACAGTGGCATGCAATTTTCAGCGAAGCGGGTTTGCCGATACAGCAATGCCATGATTTCGCCGCCATCCAATGGGGCAAGTTGCTGCTGAATCTGAACAACGCCGTGAATGCGCTGTCGGATTTGCCGCTGAAGAGCGAATTGTCGCAGCGTGCATATCGGCGCTGCCTGGCTTTATTGATTGAGGAGGCGTTGCAGGTGCTGCGCGCGGCCGGAATCCGTCCCGCCAAAATCGCCAAGGTCGCTCCGCAGTTCCTGCCGATGCTATTGCGCCTGCCTGATTCACTGTTCAAGCGGATCGCGGCGGCGATGCTGAAAATCGATCCTGAAGCACGCTCGTCGATGTGGGAAGATTTGCGGGCAGGGCGTCGTACTGAAGTGGATTATCTGAACGGCGCGATTGTCTGCCTGGCGCAATCGCTGGGCAAGGGTGCCCCCGCCAATCGCCATATCGTCGCGCTGATCCATGCTGCCGAGGGGACCGGCTTGCAGCCCTTGTCGGGGGAGGCGCTATACCTGGATCTGCAATCTCGCGCCTTACAATCTGATACAGAACCGTAA
- a CDS encoding DUF962 domain-containing protein encodes MNQNTQPLTGRAIDTLLAKYSESHLNPVNEVIHFICVPVIVFTLLGLLWAIHPLVAVAAALASLLYYFSLSAPFAVGMLLMSGAMLALLYFLPPHLVLPVSITVFVIAWIGQFIGHKIEGKKPSFFDDLRFLLIGPLFVLGFLYRRLHIAY; translated from the coding sequence ATGAACCAGAATACGCAGCCGCTAACAGGCCGTGCTATCGACACCTTGCTCGCCAAATACTCCGAAAGCCACTTGAATCCGGTCAACGAAGTGATTCACTTCATTTGCGTGCCGGTGATCGTCTTCACCTTGCTGGGTTTGCTGTGGGCGATCCATCCTTTGGTTGCCGTGGCAGCGGCGCTGGCTTCCTTGCTGTACTACTTTTCCTTGTCGGCGCCGTTTGCGGTCGGCATGCTGCTGATGTCGGGGGCGATGCTGGCGTTGCTCTACTTTTTACCTCCTCATCTGGTGTTGCCGGTGTCAATTACGGTGTTTGTGATTGCCTGGATAGGACAATTCATCGGTCACAAAATAGAAGGCAAGAAGCCATCGTTTTTTGATGATCTGCGCTTCTTGCTGATCGGCCCTTTGTTTGTACTGGGCTTCCTGTATCGTCGCCTGCATATCGCTTACTGA
- a CDS encoding helix-turn-helix transcriptional regulator — MKNTQRSLLFLWRGCSLVIGPGIDSKFHAHFATQLTWGLDAPFQARLAPDLPWTTTRAAIFASNQPHQIHCEARLLAHLFVELPQRSPAAQSVLVADYDCVDAFEPVRDGLDLARHGSLDLQRAGQLTQDWLACTSLYDRARPGFDHRISQALASIALRPGQQPPSGAELAAGVHLSASRFTHLFRQQTGLSLSRYLLWSRLMAAVEAVARGDNMTHAAHSAGFADLAHMSRTFRNTFGVVPSELQKMAIAFKRE; from the coding sequence TTGAAGAACACGCAACGCTCATTGCTGTTTCTTTGGCGCGGCTGCTCCCTGGTGATCGGTCCCGGCATCGATTCCAAATTCCATGCGCATTTTGCAACCCAGCTGACCTGGGGCCTGGACGCCCCGTTTCAGGCCCGCCTGGCGCCGGACCTGCCATGGACGACGACGCGCGCCGCCATCTTTGCCTCCAACCAGCCGCACCAGATTCACTGCGAAGCGAGGTTGCTGGCGCACCTGTTCGTCGAGTTGCCGCAGCGTTCGCCGGCTGCGCAGAGCGTGCTGGTCGCCGACTATGACTGCGTCGATGCCTTTGAGCCGGTGCGTGACGGACTCGATCTGGCGCGGCACGGCAGCCTTGATCTGCAGCGCGCCGGGCAGTTGACACAGGACTGGCTGGCGTGTACCTCGTTGTACGACCGCGCACGGCCGGGGTTTGATCACCGGATCAGCCAAGCGCTGGCTTCGATTGCCTTGCGTCCTGGACAGCAGCCACCTAGCGGCGCGGAACTGGCTGCCGGCGTGCATTTATCGGCCAGCCGCTTTACCCATCTGTTTCGCCAGCAGACCGGTTTGTCGTTGTCGCGCTACCTGTTATGGTCGCGCTTGATGGCTGCGGTCGAAGCGGTCGCGCGTGGCGATAATATGACACATGCCGCGCACAGCGCCGGATTTGCCGACCTGGCGCATATGAGCCGCACCTTTCGCAATACCTTCGGGGTAGTGCCCTCGGAGCTGCAAAAGATGGCGATTGCGTTCAAGCGCGAGTAA
- a CDS encoding cupin-like domain-containing protein, with translation MTSIRGPSFQLVDQIDADQLQRDGGFGARTRPLLVKGALRNWPAQQGWSFEQMAALRYKDGSEPQVKFQNGLVEQGQTRHRPVMPVGPYLQGLAELAKHALPDDAGLLPDRRRHQLAPEEEFFLDWGHMQSFQPDRMYLAQWNILDEFPALRHDFSIKDLWPGLRWTWEYVFMGPANTVTGLHYDFPHNWFCQVRGSKEFILFPPEQTPHMCISRKFDWGAVLSDINISRLDQQPDKLQEFEKTQGLYARVEAGDALFIPKRTWHAVVSLEPSISLGVFGLTAPEVLFGGVPNEIKHIFHKMHLYRWGNCTCHKF, from the coding sequence ATGACTTCGATTCGCGGCCCATCCTTCCAGTTAGTCGACCAGATCGATGCCGATCAGCTTCAGCGCGACGGCGGCTTCGGTGCGCGTACCCGGCCTTTGCTGGTCAAGGGCGCATTGCGCAACTGGCCGGCGCAGCAAGGCTGGTCGTTTGAACAGATGGCGGCGCTGCGCTACAAGGACGGTTCCGAGCCGCAGGTGAAATTCCAGAACGGTTTGGTGGAGCAGGGCCAGACCCGGCACCGTCCGGTGATGCCGGTCGGCCCCTATCTGCAAGGACTGGCGGAGCTGGCCAAACATGCGCTGCCGGACGATGCCGGCTTGCTGCCAGACCGTCGCCGGCATCAACTGGCTCCTGAAGAGGAATTTTTTCTCGACTGGGGACACATGCAATCGTTCCAGCCGGATCGGATGTATCTGGCGCAGTGGAATATTCTCGACGAGTTTCCAGCGCTGCGCCATGACTTCTCGATCAAGGATTTGTGGCCCGGCTTGCGCTGGACCTGGGAATATGTCTTCATGGGGCCGGCCAATACCGTCACCGGCCTGCATTACGACTTTCCGCATAACTGGTTTTGCCAGGTTCGCGGCAGCAAGGAATTCATTCTGTTCCCACCTGAACAAACGCCGCATATGTGCATTTCCCGGAAATTCGACTGGGGCGCCGTCCTGAGCGATATTAATATCTCGCGGCTTGATCAGCAACCGGACAAGCTCCAGGAATTTGAAAAAACGCAAGGTCTGTATGCGCGGGTGGAAGCCGGCGATGCGCTATTTATTCCGAAGCGCACCTGGCACGCGGTAGTTTCGCTGGAGCCATCGATCAGCCTCGGCGTGTTTGGTCTGACTGCTCCCGAAGTCTTGTTTGGCGGCGTGCCGAACGAGATAAAGCATATATTCCATAAAATGCATCTGTACCGATGGGGCAATTGCACCTGCCACAAATTTTAA
- a CDS encoding LysR family transcriptional regulator has translation MIDLRGIDLNLLVSLDALLEECNVTKAAARLHLTQPAVSTQLSRLRKIFDDPLLIPADCGRGMTPSARGLALIAPLHAALSDLQIVIRQRPVFDPWQDSRRFVIAANDNATAVLGLCLMERLPQLAGSGIRVAFVSADQRLVATQLERAEIDLLLGSERMVPSSMKARKIYDEHFVMAQRKGHPRGTGALDLDQYCALKHVLVSTSGGSFHGFMDEHLELLGRQREVSLSVQNFTLVPDLLCNSDYVSTLPSRFLERYRDRLDGFTLPFQARGFSLFAAWHPRNQNDPALLWLREAIATVGGASSVQDPVSM, from the coding sequence GTGATTGATCTTCGTGGGATAGATTTGAATTTGCTGGTATCGCTTGATGCTTTGCTGGAGGAGTGCAATGTCACCAAGGCGGCGGCGCGGCTACACCTGACCCAGCCGGCGGTGTCCACCCAGTTGTCGCGGTTGCGCAAGATTTTCGACGATCCCTTGCTGATACCGGCAGACTGCGGCCGCGGCATGACTCCCAGTGCGCGGGGACTGGCCTTGATTGCACCCTTACACGCTGCACTTAGCGACTTGCAAATCGTGATCAGGCAGCGGCCGGTGTTCGATCCCTGGCAGGACAGCCGCCGTTTTGTAATCGCCGCCAACGATAATGCAACCGCGGTGCTCGGCTTGTGCCTGATGGAGCGGCTGCCGCAGTTGGCCGGTAGCGGTATCAGGGTCGCTTTCGTCAGTGCAGACCAGCGCCTGGTGGCGACGCAACTGGAACGGGCGGAGATCGATCTGCTGCTCGGTTCCGAGCGCATGGTGCCATCTTCGATGAAAGCCAGGAAAATCTACGACGAGCACTTTGTCATGGCGCAGCGTAAAGGGCATCCACGGGGCACTGGCGCATTGGATCTGGATCAATATTGCGCGCTTAAGCATGTGCTGGTATCCACCAGTGGCGGCAGCTTTCACGGGTTCATGGACGAGCATCTCGAATTACTGGGAAGGCAACGCGAAGTCTCGCTATCCGTACAAAATTTCACATTGGTACCTGATCTGTTATGCAATAGCGACTACGTGTCGACTTTGCCGAGCCGCTTTCTGGAACGTTATCGCGATCGGCTGGATGGTTTCACGCTACCGTTCCAGGCGCGCGGATTTTCCCTGTTTGCTGCGTGGCATCCACGTAACCAGAACGATCCTGCCTTGCTATGGCTGCGGGAAGCAATTGCTACTGTGGGGGGAGCGTCGTCTGTCCAAGACCCGGTATCAATGTGA
- a CDS encoding zinc-binding dehydrogenase — MKAWMFNRPQLTLKLEDVAQPELRAGAALVQMEAVPLLSYTRNYLQSNLPYAYPPSPFTPGTNGIGRIIAVGAGVQQFQPGQRVAVNPYWIANEAVAEPPQVLIGLTGISADSTPMLEEFPHGSLREVAEFPVSTLLPLDGLDHVAAERLAVLAKFIIPFGGLRRGRLSVGETVAINGAGGYFGSAAVLAALAMGAARVIALGRNAQALQKLVELGQGRVVAVLLSGDVAGDASAIRTAAGGGIALAYDMVGQASDANSTLALLHSLRRGGRLVLMGSMQVALPIPYGDMLLNNWELIGHFMYTSADYLALLSLVKAGLLSLDAVELKTFAFPALEAAIDHAAQMKGLQATVSLF; from the coding sequence ATGAAAGCATGGATGTTCAACCGCCCGCAATTGACACTGAAACTGGAAGACGTCGCCCAGCCCGAACTGCGTGCCGGCGCTGCACTGGTACAGATGGAGGCGGTGCCACTGCTGAGCTACACCCGCAATTACCTGCAAAGCAATTTGCCCTACGCTTATCCGCCCAGCCCGTTTACGCCGGGCACCAACGGCATCGGCCGGATAATCGCTGTCGGCGCCGGCGTGCAGCAGTTCCAGCCGGGACAGCGGGTAGCCGTCAATCCCTACTGGATCGCTAACGAGGCTGTAGCGGAACCGCCGCAAGTACTGATCGGCCTGACCGGCATCAGCGCCGACAGCACGCCCATGCTGGAAGAATTCCCACATGGCAGTTTGCGCGAGGTAGCCGAGTTTCCTGTTTCCACGTTACTGCCGCTGGACGGACTCGATCACGTGGCTGCCGAACGGCTGGCGGTACTGGCGAAATTCATCATCCCTTTCGGCGGCCTGCGCCGCGGCCGTCTGAGCGTGGGTGAAACAGTGGCGATCAATGGCGCCGGTGGTTACTTTGGCTCCGCCGCGGTGCTGGCGGCCTTGGCAATGGGCGCTGCCAGGGTGATTGCACTGGGCCGCAACGCACAAGCATTGCAGAAACTGGTAGAACTGGGTCAGGGACGTGTAGTCGCAGTGCTGTTGAGCGGCGATGTTGCCGGCGACGCATCCGCCATCCGTACCGCAGCAGGCGGCGGCATCGCGCTGGCATACGACATGGTCGGACAGGCCAGCGACGCCAATAGTACATTGGCGCTACTGCACAGCTTGCGTCGCGGCGGTCGACTGGTGCTGATGGGCAGCATGCAAGTCGCTCTGCCGATACCCTATGGCGACATGCTGCTCAACAATTGGGAACTGATCGGCCATTTCATGTATACCTCAGCCGATTACCTGGCGCTGCTGTCACTGGTCAAGGCAGGCTTGCTGTCGCTGGATGCGGTGGAACTGAAAACCTTTGCCTTCCCGGCGCTGGAAGCGGCCATCGACCACGCGGCGCAAATGAAAGGCCTGCAAGCTACGGTGTCGCTTTTCTAA
- a CDS encoding SRPBCC domain-containing protein: MRNVIYKTVVLKAPADALFDMYLDPQLHQAITGLPVLIGEQAGDEFEAFDGALTGVMLQVAKPRLIVQTWRSPAFADDDPDSVLFLSFHPQGEQGRIDLIHLDVPEQEYEDVKKGWREKYFEPWREFLANEWSATR; this comes from the coding sequence ATGCGCAATGTGATTTATAAGACAGTGGTCCTGAAGGCGCCCGCCGACGCACTGTTCGATATGTATCTCGATCCGCAGTTGCACCAGGCGATCACCGGCTTGCCCGTGCTGATCGGGGAGCAGGCCGGCGATGAGTTCGAGGCTTTCGATGGCGCGCTGACCGGCGTCATGCTACAGGTAGCCAAGCCCAGGTTGATCGTCCAGACCTGGCGCTCGCCGGCGTTCGCCGACGATGATCCCGACTCGGTCTTGTTTCTGTCGTTTCATCCGCAGGGTGAACAAGGCCGGATCGATCTGATTCACCTGGATGTTCCCGAGCAGGAGTACGAGGATGTCAAGAAAGGCTGGCGCGAAAAATATTTCGAACCGTGGCGCGAATTCCTGGCAAATGAATGGTCCGCCACGCGCTAG
- a CDS encoding VF530 family DNA-binding protein: MTQNTHHHLHGVTLEAMLTELVEHYGWDGLGQRIDIRCFKSDPSIKSSLTFLRKTVWAREKVEALYVGMRRAMK; this comes from the coding sequence ATGACACAAAATACACACCACCATCTGCACGGCGTGACGCTGGAGGCGATGCTGACTGAACTGGTTGAACATTACGGCTGGGACGGTTTGGGACAGCGGATCGATATCCGTTGTTTCAAGAGCGACCCCAGCATCAAGTCCAGCCTGACATTTCTACGCAAGACAGTGTGGGCGCGCGAGAAGGTGGAAGCCTTGTACGTTGGCATGCGGCGTGCGATGAAATGA
- a CDS encoding FlxA-like family protein: MKINSAHAAAPSPANTASQIAALQKQLANLQKQLMTVLKEIPAPGEEELADMRVKGLQLQITSIEMEISRLSQMAAVPELSDTQQASIEDKLNDQPTQRQKHPTASAGGNVDLYV, translated from the coding sequence ATGAAAATCAATTCAGCGCATGCGGCAGCGCCCTCTCCTGCCAACACCGCCTCGCAAATTGCCGCGTTGCAGAAGCAGCTTGCCAACCTGCAAAAACAACTGATGACGGTACTAAAAGAAATACCGGCGCCAGGCGAAGAGGAACTGGCCGACATGCGGGTCAAGGGCCTGCAGCTGCAAATTACCTCGATTGAAATGGAAATCAGCCGGCTTAGCCAAATGGCGGCGGTGCCGGAACTTTCCGATACGCAGCAAGCCAGTATTGAGGACAAACTCAATGATCAGCCGACTCAGCGGCAGAAACACCCGACTGCTTCTGCCGGCGGCAATGTGGATCTGTACGTTTGA